The following coding sequences are from one Arachis hypogaea cultivar Tifrunner chromosome 7, arahy.Tifrunner.gnm2.J5K5, whole genome shotgun sequence window:
- the LOC112702984 gene encoding probable GTP diphosphokinase CRSH, chloroplastic produces the protein MELLRLHLHPARDVPVHSCLSNSTSTSSLLPTYHLLSLRRRRFPPPEACSADVDAALPLPSIAVPEHAGGKMVVELIGAFNELTERMNVLSTSSSRVLFKSLKLSIPILQNCPLSPDGRSPLSKALSVAIVLADLQMDAEVISAGILREVFEVGEVTIHEIRNQIGTGTAHLLHESLRLKNIPYRVDVLDDDNAAALRKFCLIYYDIRALILDLALKLDMMRHLDYLPRYKQQILSLEVMKIYAPLAHAVGTNHLSLELEDLSFQYLFPYSYLYVDTWLQSHETGGRSIIDIYREELFQALKADTLLTALVDDISVEGRYKSRYSTMKKLLKDGRKPEDVNDVLGLRVILNPKPGAGAGDSASEAGERACYRAHQIIQSMWKEIPHRTKDYIASPKPNGYKSLHVAVDASDNGRTRPLMEIQIRTTQMDRLAVGGTASHSLYKAGLTDPVEARRLKTIMLAAAELAALRLKDLPNTNHKGIEIDQRDRVFRLLDKNGDGKISIEELTEVIEELGAPGEDAREMMQLLDSNSDGSLSSDEFHMFQKQVELVRCLEARDDQYKKLLNDKLHMADDSGLIHVYSKEFGNRLAS, from the exons ATGGAGCTACTGCGGTTGCACCTGCACCCTGCTCGTGATGTTCCCGTTCACTCTTGTCTCTCCaactccacctccacctcctctCTTCTCCCCACCTACCACCTACTCTCCCTCCGCCGCCGCCGTTTCCCGCCTCCGGAAGCATGCTCGGCCGACGTTGACGCCGCCCTGCCTCTTCCGTCGATAGCGGTGCCGGAGCACGCCGGCGGGAAGATGGTGGTGGAACTCATCGGAGCATTCAATGAGCTGACGGAAAGGATGAACGTGCTGTCAACGAGCTCATCTCGTGTGCTGTTCAAGTCCCTGAAACTCTCCATTCCAATCTTGCAAAATTGCCCTCTTTCCCCTGATGGCCGTTCCCCTCTCTCCAAAGCCTTATCCGTTGCCATCGTCCTCGCCGATCTCCAG ATGGATGCTGAGGTTATCTCTGCTGGGATTTTGAGAGAGGTCTTCGAGGTGGGTGAAGTGACTATACATGAAATCCGCAACCAAATCGGTACTGGCACTGCGCACCTGCTGCACGAGAGTTTGCGTTTGAAGAACATCCCATACAGAGTTGATGTTCTGGATGATGATAATGCTGCTGCGTTGAGGAAGTTCTGCTTGATTTACTATGACATTAGGGCCCTGATTTTGGACTTGGCTCTGAAGCTTGACATGATGAGGCATCTCGATTATCTACCAAGATATAAGCAGCAGATCCTTTCTCTGGAGGTTATGAAAATATATGCTCCTCTTGCTCATGCTGTGGGAACTAATCACTTATCACTTGAATTGGAAGATCTCTCATTTCAGTACCTATTTCCTTATTCTTATCTGTATGTTGATACCTGGTTGCAAAGTCATGAAACAGGGGGTAGATCAATTATTGATATATATAGGGAAGAGCTATTCCAAGCGCTAAAAGCCGATACCTTGCTCACAGCACTGGTTGATGATATATCAGTTGAAGGTCGGTATAAAAGTCGTTACAGTACGATGAAGAAGCTCTTGAAGGATGGTCGGAAGCCAGAAGATGTAAATGACGTGCTTGGCCTGCGAGTGATATTAAATCCAAAGCCTGGAGCTGGAGCTGGAGATAGTGCATCGGAAGCTGGTGAGAGGGCATGCTACAGAGCTCATCAAATCATCCAATCTATGTGGAAAGAAATTCCTCATCGGACAAAAGATTATATTGCCAGCCCCAAACCTAATGGATATAAAAGCTTACATGTGGCGGTAGATGCAAGTGACAATGGTAGGACCAGACCATTGATGGAAATACAGATCAGAACAACTCAGATGGACAGGTTAGCTGTTGGTGGAACGGCATCACATTCATTATACAAGGCAGGACTTACTGATCCGGTGGAG GCAAGGCGTCTGAAGACAATCATGCTAGCTGCAGCTGAGCTGGCAGCTCTGCGACTTAAAGATCTTCCAAACACAAACCATAAGGGGATTGAAATTGACCAGAGGGATAGAGTGTTTCGGCTTCTTGATAAGAATGGAGATGGTAAAATTAGCATAGAGGAACTTACAGAGGTAATAGAAGAGCTCGGTGCACCAGGAGAAGATGCCCGAGAGATGATGCAACTCCTTGATTCAAACAGTGATGGCTCCCTGAGCTCTGATGAATTCCATATGTTCCAAAAGCAG GTTGAGTTGGTGCGTTGTTTAGAGGCTAGAGATGATCAATACAAGAAATTGTTGAATGATAAGCTTCATATGGCAGATGACAGTGGTTTGATTCATGTATATAGTAAGGAGTTTGGAAACAGGCTTGCGAGTTAG